The following proteins are co-located in the Microvirga ossetica genome:
- a CDS encoding DUF3971 domain-containing protein → MKLPFRTTLSRQEPVKRSRLKRVLRGTLYVKLGLLVFLAVALGLFYLRLSAAPMSFGRLPERVAEALAERIGPGWNVTLRNTAIELHDGSPALRANGLDIRAPGGDLVLRAPYAILSVDLMSLLTANLQPKAIEVRDLQLRVLVNRDGSLTFSPVQAETETGNAAPPPVAPAPSKEAAASLARDANGPSPVSGAIGSLLELIVGPSSVLNTLGQAQLTNARLVFIDADGRERARFQRVDAAFDWAENGGREFAATVEGDQGPWQLNGDVTAQGKASYRASVTAEAAPIKDILLLTGSSDLPATTDVEFSGRFDIAFADGRLTELKTRLESNAGTVQIDDKDTSPFPVEHATIEAHWDEAGKALQLESLEVKGGETQFRLQGRLSTPNGSNPWRMSLSGRDAVWSGAAAGDKPVQVSEFAADLSGPDGVTINSLTLKGPDLSARISGLLGASADPKALKLDVKAEKTDVRSALRIWPEAVAPPVRRYLVSNVKAGTLESVDLKVAMKGADIEKALTGGPTPDDSLKIDFAVSKGVLQVDAGIPPISGMDVTGQVTGRKVSLRAPAGLVQMAGNRSLGASDGTFVLDNYWDDNAVARIDFRLTGGADGLGALLLEPRIKEIAGFNIDPATMKGKTDLRVGIGLPVENIPAFVDLPLKVGGTVSDFGVDKFFGKDRLEGANLTIAYDRGDLTVKGDGKLAGSTATIDLHKTRQGGQASVAFSVDEAARNRRGLSFGSQLTGTIGLKASLPLGEAAPSIILVEADLARAGIDQLIPGWVKPVGRPGKLSFTLADGPANEIRELQLDSGPVQLRGNATLSSEGSLEKAELSTFKLSPGDDMKAQIERANNVYKVSIRGNVGDARPFVKGGATIPASSGRGGSAAKESKDFDLDLNLNILTGFNEEAITNASIKASMRKDNLRQLDMKGRLGATDILGKTMQDTGGRPVVVIQADDAGALLRFTDIYKRMSRGDLILQLATGDGPQEGHVILRSFALINEPALRRIIPTQTQIVAGQDKFGKPQMVRVDVNEVQFTKARFEFTRTAGRLDFKDGAIWGNQIGFTLGGFIDYARDRLDITGTFVPAYGLNNVFAQVPLFGPLLGGSQYEGLFAVNFRLNGQASSPSLTVNPLSAVAPGFLRKLFGVGAAGDPQTGSLPTVPER, encoded by the coding sequence ATGAAGCTGCCATTTCGCACCACGTTGTCCCGGCAAGAACCGGTCAAGCGGAGCCGCCTCAAGCGCGTGCTGCGTGGCACCCTCTATGTGAAGCTTGGCCTTTTGGTCTTCCTGGCTGTGGCGCTCGGGCTGTTCTATCTGCGCCTGTCCGCCGCCCCGATGAGCTTCGGGCGCCTGCCCGAGCGGGTTGCCGAGGCGCTGGCCGAGCGGATCGGGCCCGGCTGGAACGTGACGCTGCGGAATACTGCCATCGAGCTCCATGACGGCTCGCCGGCCCTGCGCGCGAACGGCCTCGACATCCGGGCCCCGGGGGGCGACCTCGTCCTGCGGGCGCCTTACGCGATCCTCAGCGTCGACCTGATGTCTCTGCTGACCGCCAATCTGCAGCCCAAGGCCATCGAGGTACGGGACCTGCAGTTGCGCGTTCTCGTCAACAGGGATGGCTCGCTCACCTTCTCGCCCGTGCAGGCGGAGACGGAGACCGGGAATGCGGCTCCGCCGCCTGTCGCGCCGGCGCCCTCCAAGGAAGCCGCGGCGTCGCTCGCCCGCGACGCCAACGGGCCGTCCCCGGTCTCTGGCGCAATAGGCTCGCTGCTCGAACTGATCGTCGGTCCGTCGAGCGTCCTCAACACCCTCGGTCAGGCTCAGCTGACCAATGCGCGCCTCGTCTTCATCGATGCCGACGGTCGCGAGCGGGCCCGGTTCCAGCGCGTGGATGCCGCCTTCGACTGGGCGGAAAACGGCGGTCGCGAGTTTGCCGCGACGGTGGAGGGCGACCAAGGCCCCTGGCAGCTGAATGGCGACGTCACCGCGCAGGGCAAGGCCTCCTACCGGGCGAGCGTCACGGCCGAGGCCGCGCCGATCAAGGACATTCTGCTGCTGACCGGGTCGTCCGACCTGCCGGCAACGACGGATGTGGAATTCTCCGGACGCTTCGACATCGCCTTCGCCGACGGGCGCCTCACCGAGCTGAAGACGCGGCTCGAGAGCAATGCGGGCACGGTCCAGATCGACGACAAAGATACGTCGCCTTTCCCCGTCGAACACGCGACGATCGAAGCCCATTGGGACGAGGCCGGGAAGGCGCTTCAACTCGAATCCCTGGAGGTGAAGGGGGGCGAGACGCAGTTCCGTCTGCAGGGCCGACTGTCGACACCCAACGGAAGCAACCCTTGGCGCATGTCCCTCAGCGGCCGCGACGCCGTGTGGTCCGGGGCTGCCGCCGGCGACAAGCCTGTCCAGGTGAGCGAGTTCGCCGCCGACCTGTCGGGGCCCGACGGGGTCACGATCAACAGCTTGACGCTCAAAGGGCCGGACCTGTCCGCCCGCATCAGCGGCCTCCTGGGAGCCAGCGCGGATCCGAAGGCGCTGAAGCTCGACGTCAAGGCTGAGAAGACCGATGTCCGGTCGGCCCTGCGCATCTGGCCCGAGGCCGTGGCTCCGCCGGTGCGCCGGTATCTGGTCTCGAACGTGAAGGCGGGCACGCTCGAATCCGTCGATCTCAAGGTGGCGATGAAGGGTGCCGACATCGAGAAGGCCCTCACCGGCGGTCCGACGCCGGACGATTCCCTCAAGATCGACTTCGCCGTTTCCAAGGGTGTGCTCCAGGTCGATGCGGGCATTCCCCCGATTTCCGGCATGGATGTCACGGGCCAGGTGACCGGCAGGAAGGTTTCCCTCCGCGCGCCCGCAGGCCTGGTCCAGATGGCTGGCAACCGCTCGCTCGGAGCCTCCGACGGCACCTTCGTGCTGGACAATTACTGGGACGACAATGCGGTCGCGCGCATCGATTTCCGCCTCACAGGCGGCGCCGACGGATTGGGCGCCCTGCTGCTCGAGCCGCGCATCAAGGAGATCGCAGGCTTCAACATCGATCCCGCCACCATGAAGGGAAAGACGGATCTGCGCGTCGGCATCGGCCTGCCGGTCGAGAACATTCCGGCCTTCGTCGACCTGCCGCTGAAGGTCGGCGGCACTGTGAGCGATTTCGGCGTCGACAAGTTCTTCGGCAAGGACCGCCTGGAAGGCGCCAATCTGACGATCGCTTATGACAGGGGCGATCTCACGGTGAAGGGCGACGGCAAGCTTGCCGGAAGCACCGCCACCATCGACCTGCACAAGACCCGGCAGGGCGGGCAGGCCAGCGTCGCGTTTTCTGTCGACGAGGCTGCACGCAACAGGCGAGGGCTGTCCTTCGGATCCCAGCTGACAGGCACCATCGGCCTCAAGGCCAGCCTGCCGCTCGGCGAGGCCGCACCCTCCATCATTCTCGTCGAGGCGGACCTCGCCAGGGCCGGAATCGACCAGCTCATACCGGGCTGGGTGAAGCCGGTCGGCAGGCCCGGCAAGCTCAGTTTCACCCTCGCGGACGGCCCGGCGAACGAAATCCGTGAGCTTCAGCTCGACAGCGGCCCGGTTCAACTGCGGGGAAATGCGACGCTCTCCAGCGAAGGCAGCCTGGAGAAGGCGGAGCTTTCGACCTTCAAGCTCTCGCCGGGCGATGACATGAAGGCCCAGATCGAGCGTGCCAACAATGTCTACAAGGTGTCGATCCGCGGCAATGTCGGCGACGCGCGGCCTTTCGTGAAGGGCGGAGCGACGATACCCGCATCCTCCGGCCGCGGCGGCTCCGCCGCGAAGGAGAGCAAGGATTTCGATCTCGACCTGAACCTCAACATTCTCACCGGGTTCAACGAAGAGGCGATCACCAACGCCTCAATCAAAGCGTCCATGCGCAAGGACAACCTGCGCCAGCTCGACATGAAGGGACGCCTCGGCGCCACCGACATTCTCGGCAAGACCATGCAGGATACCGGCGGCCGCCCCGTGGTGGTCATCCAGGCGGACGACGCCGGAGCGCTTCTGCGCTTCACTGACATCTACAAGCGGATGTCGCGCGGCGATCTCATCCTGCAACTCGCCACCGGCGACGGGCCGCAGGAGGGGCATGTGATCCTGCGCTCCTTCGCTCTCATCAACGAGCCCGCTCTTCGCCGGATCATCCCGACCCAGACCCAGATCGTCGCCGGGCAGGACAAGTTCGGCAAGCCTCAGATGGTCCGTGTGGATGTGAACGAGGTGCAGTTCACCAAGGCGCGCTTCGAATTCACGCGCACGGCCGGACGGCTCGACTTCAAGGACGGCGCCATCTGGGGCAACCAGATCGGGTTCACGCTTGGCGGCTTTATCGACTACGCGCGCGACCGGCTCGATATCACGGGCACCTTCGTGCCGGCCTACGGGCTCAACAACGTGTTCGCCCAGGTGCCGCTGTTCGGGCCGCTCTTGGGCGGAAGCCAGTATGAGGGATTGTTCGCGGTCAATTTCCGCCTGAACGGGCAGGCGAGCTCGCCGTCCCTGACGGTCAACCCGCTCTCCGCGGTCGCGCCCGGCTTTCTGCGCAAGCTTTTCGGCGTCGGCGCCGCCGGGGATCCGCAGACAGGGTCGCTGCCGACGGTCCCCGAGCGCTGA
- the prfB gene encoding peptide chain release factor 2 (programmed frameshift), translating to MRAEIQHLVEETKQSVGLLRRHLDWDTAQRRLAELNAQAEDPNLWNDAEAAQKIMRERTSLEDQISAVKRLEQELEDAITLIELGEAEEDEGTVKEGEETIRSLQAESARRQVETLLSGEADANDTYVEVHSGAGGTESQDWANMLQRMYARWAERRKYKVELLEITDGEEAGIKSATLLIKGLNAYGWLKTESGVHRLVRISPYDSNARRHTSFASVWVYPVVDDRINIEIKESDCRIDTFRSSGAGGQHVNTTDSAVRITHIPSGIVVACQQERSQHKNRATAWNMLRARLYEAELKKREEKASAEAAAKTDIGWGHQIRSYVLQPYQMVKDLRTGAQSTSPQDVLDGDLDPFMEASLAQRVYGGADEVEDID from the exons ATGCGCGCCGAAATCCAACATCTCGTAGAAGAGACCAAGCAGTCAGTCGGGCTGCTGAGGAGGCATCTT GACTGGGATACCGCCCAGCGACGCCTCGCGGAACTGAACGCCCAGGCCGAAGATCCCAACCTCTGGAACGATGCGGAGGCCGCGCAGAAGATCATGCGCGAGCGCACTTCGCTCGAAGACCAGATCTCGGCCGTGAAGCGCCTCGAGCAGGAGCTCGAGGATGCGATTACCCTGATCGAGCTCGGCGAAGCCGAAGAAGATGAGGGAACGGTCAAGGAAGGCGAGGAGACCATCCGCAGCCTTCAGGCCGAGTCCGCGCGCCGCCAGGTCGAGACGCTGCTCTCGGGCGAGGCCGATGCCAACGACACCTATGTGGAAGTGCATTCGGGGGCCGGCGGCACCGAGAGCCAGGACTGGGCCAACATGCTCCAGCGCATGTATGCCCGCTGGGCCGAGCGCCGGAAATACAAGGTCGAGTTGCTCGAGATCACCGACGGCGAAGAGGCCGGCATCAAGAGCGCCACGCTCCTGATCAAGGGCCTCAACGCCTATGGCTGGCTTAAGACCGAGTCCGGCGTGCATCGCCTCGTGCGCATCTCGCCCTATGACTCGAACGCCCGCCGCCATACAAGCTTCGCCTCGGTGTGGGTCTATCCGGTGGTGGACGATCGCATCAACATTGAGATCAAGGAATCGGACTGCCGGATCGACACGTTCCGCTCGTCGGGCGCCGGCGGCCAGCACGTGAACACCACGGACTCGGCCGTGCGCATCACCCATATCCCGAGCGGCATCGTCGTGGCCTGTCAGCAGGAGCGTTCGCAGCACAAGAACCGGGCCACCGCCTGGAACATGCTGCGCGCCCGCCTCTACGAGGCCGAGCTGAAGAAGCGCGAGGAGAAGGCCAGTGCCGAGGCCGCAGCCAAGACGGATATCGGCTGGGGCCACCAGATCCGCTCCTATGTGCTGCAGCCCTACCAGATGGTGAAGGACCTGCGCACCGGCGCCCAGTCGACGAGCCCGCAGGACGTGCTCGACGGCGATCTCGACCCCTTCATGGAAGCCTCGCTCGCCCAGCGCGTCTATGGCGGCGCCGACGAGGTCGAGGATATCGACTGA
- a CDS encoding calcium-binding protein has protein sequence MQRATVVLGPLDIQAIRVLYGDPSQDGRQVSKWHWNQSKQILSQTGKSKADTIYGVAVKDVIKGDAGNDRLHGFGGDDILYGGTGRDVLSGGDGNDRFTFDTWLKAGTNFDRILDFGNEVDTDKIVLSSKIFGMIAKGQLSDAMFVDGAAAADSNDRILFDNDGERAAYYDPDGSGPVAAVCFVKIPGTVTIGASDFFVI, from the coding sequence GTGCAGCGTGCAACTGTAGTGCTAGGACCACTCGACATTCAGGCCATCCGGGTTCTTTACGGCGATCCCTCGCAGGACGGGCGCCAGGTGTCCAAATGGCACTGGAACCAGTCGAAGCAGATCCTGTCGCAGACCGGCAAGAGCAAGGCCGACACGATCTACGGGGTCGCGGTCAAGGACGTGATCAAGGGCGACGCCGGCAACGACAGGCTCCACGGCTTCGGCGGCGACGACATCCTGTATGGAGGCACAGGCCGCGATGTGCTGAGCGGCGGTGACGGCAACGACCGGTTCACGTTCGACACCTGGCTCAAAGCCGGCACAAATTTCGACAGGATCCTGGACTTTGGCAACGAGGTGGACACGGACAAGATCGTCCTGTCATCGAAGATCTTCGGCATGATCGCGAAGGGCCAGCTCAGCGATGCAATGTTCGTCGACGGGGCGGCTGCCGCCGATTCCAACGACAGGATCCTCTTCGACAACGATGGCGAGCGGGCCGCCTATTACGACCCGGACGGCTCGGGCCCGGTGGCGGCCGTCTGCTTCGTGAAGATCCCGGGCACCGTCACGATCGGCGCATCCGACTTCTTCGTCATATAG
- a CDS encoding matrixin family metalloprotease — MPDYKAILSGQSWNALPTLGSTKKPVFLTYTFNPPPLDSLWDWSRFGSADREVARKALQMWGDASGIRFIEVKGQEAELKFQWQETWSSTIAWAEFPALNRDRFGNPGDRIRDPAGGNVYLNRLNRSEIGENPHYKLYVLLHEIGHALGLKHPFHKMDHNKQLLASDLDKVEYTVMSYTGGDPEMGPVSLALQLHLSFAM; from the coding sequence ATGCCGGATTACAAAGCCATTCTCTCCGGCCAGAGCTGGAACGCGCTGCCCACCCTCGGCAGCACGAAGAAGCCGGTTTTTCTCACCTACACGTTCAATCCGCCCCCGCTCGACTCGTTATGGGACTGGTCGCGGTTCGGCAGCGCCGACAGGGAGGTCGCGCGCAAGGCGCTGCAGATGTGGGGAGATGCCAGCGGCATCCGGTTCATCGAGGTCAAGGGGCAGGAAGCCGAGCTGAAATTCCAGTGGCAGGAAACCTGGTCATCGACCATCGCCTGGGCGGAGTTTCCGGCATTGAACCGCGACCGCTTCGGCAACCCGGGCGACCGGATTCGGGATCCGGCGGGCGGGAATGTCTATCTGAACAGACTCAATCGCAGCGAGATCGGAGAGAATCCTCACTACAAGCTCTACGTGCTTCTGCACGAGATCGGACACGCGCTCGGGCTCAAGCATCCCTTTCACAAGATGGACCACAACAAGCAGCTGCTGGCGTCGGATCTCGACAAGGTCGAGTACACCGTGATGAGCTACACGGGTGGCGATCCCGAGATGGGGCCGGTGAGCCTAGCACTACAGTTGCACCTTTCGTTTGCGATGTGA
- the tyrS gene encoding tyrosine--tRNA ligase gives MNAPKSEFLKVLTERGFIHQTSDFEGIDAAALEHRLTTYVGYDCTGPSLHVGHLLSIMMLHWLQKTGAGKPITLMGGGTTRVGDPSGKDESRKLLTVEQIEANKESIRTVFSRFISFGDGKIDAMMADNAEWLTRLNYIEFLRDVGRHFSVNRMLSFDSVKLRLDREHELSFLEFNYMILQAYDFVELNKRYGCVLQMGGSDQWGNIVNGIDLGRRLGTPQLYAVTCPLLTTASGAKMGKTASGAVWLNADMLSPYDYWQFWRNTEDADVGRFLKLFTIMPMDEIARLEALEGAEINEAKKVLATEATALLHGHEAAELAAETARKTFEQGTLAESLPTIEIASDVLKGGLGVLAAFGPDYAKLVPSSSEARRQIKSGGLKVNDQTVSDERGSLSLSDVTAEGVIKLSFGKKKHVLLRAI, from the coding sequence ATGAACGCGCCGAAATCCGAATTTCTGAAGGTGCTTACCGAGCGGGGATTCATCCACCAGACCTCCGATTTCGAGGGCATCGATGCTGCGGCGCTGGAGCACCGGCTGACCACCTATGTGGGCTACGACTGCACGGGGCCCTCTCTCCATGTGGGACATCTGCTCTCCATCATGATGCTGCACTGGCTGCAGAAGACCGGCGCCGGCAAGCCGATCACCCTCATGGGCGGCGGCACGACCCGAGTCGGTGATCCATCGGGCAAGGATGAGAGCCGCAAGCTTCTCACCGTGGAGCAGATCGAGGCCAACAAGGAGAGCATCAGGACGGTCTTCTCCCGCTTCATCTCCTTCGGCGACGGCAAGATCGATGCCATGATGGCCGACAATGCCGAATGGCTGACCAGGCTCAACTACATCGAGTTCCTGCGCGACGTCGGGCGCCATTTCTCGGTCAACCGCATGCTGTCCTTCGACAGCGTGAAGCTGCGCCTCGACCGGGAGCACGAGCTGTCGTTCCTGGAATTCAACTACATGATCCTCCAGGCCTACGATTTCGTGGAGCTCAACAAGCGCTACGGCTGCGTGCTGCAGATGGGCGGCTCGGACCAGTGGGGCAACATCGTCAACGGCATCGATCTCGGCCGCCGCCTCGGCACGCCGCAGCTCTATGCCGTCACCTGCCCGCTCCTGACCACAGCCTCCGGCGCCAAGATGGGCAAGACGGCCTCCGGCGCGGTCTGGCTCAACGCCGACATGTTGAGCCCCTACGATTACTGGCAGTTCTGGCGCAACACCGAGGATGCGGATGTTGGCCGCTTCCTGAAGCTCTTCACGATCATGCCCATGGACGAGATCGCCCGGCTCGAGGCGCTGGAAGGCGCCGAGATCAACGAGGCGAAGAAGGTTCTCGCAACGGAAGCGACCGCCCTCCTCCACGGCCACGAGGCGGCGGAGCTGGCCGCGGAAACCGCCCGCAAGACCTTCGAGCAGGGCACCCTGGCGGAAAGCCTGCCCACCATCGAGATCGCGTCGGATGTGCTGAAAGGCGGCCTCGGCGTGCTGGCGGCCTTCGGCCCCGACTACGCGAAGCTGGTGCCGTCATCGAGCGAGGCGCGCCGGCAGATCAAGAGCGGCGGGCTGAAGGTGAACGATCAGACCGTTTCGGACGAACGCGGCTCGTTGAGCCTGTCAGACGTCACGGCCGAAGGCGTGATCAAGCTGTCCTTCGGCAAGAAGAAGCACGTTCTGCTGCGGGCGATCTAA
- a CDS encoding peroxiredoxin, which translates to MSLTIGSPAPAFSLPATDGREIGLAALEGRKIVLYFYPKDDTSGCTLEAQAFQSLKKDFAAADTEIVGVSPDSLKSHDKFRAKYRLDFALASDEETRMLQNYGVWVEKSMYGRKYMGVERTTVLIDRDGTIARVWNKVKVEGHAEEVLTAAKALP; encoded by the coding sequence ATGTCACTTACCATCGGAAGCCCCGCTCCGGCCTTCTCCCTGCCTGCGACAGATGGTCGGGAGATCGGTCTCGCCGCCCTCGAGGGCCGCAAGATCGTGCTCTATTTCTACCCCAAGGACGACACCAGCGGCTGCACCCTCGAGGCCCAGGCCTTCCAGTCCTTGAAGAAAGACTTCGCGGCGGCCGATACGGAAATCGTCGGCGTGTCCCCCGACAGCCTCAAGAGCCACGACAAGTTCCGGGCGAAATACCGCCTGGATTTCGCTCTCGCCTCCGACGAGGAGACCCGGATGCTGCAGAATTATGGCGTCTGGGTGGAAAAGAGCATGTACGGCCGGAAATACATGGGCGTTGAACGCACCACAGTCCTGATCGACCGCGACGGCACCATCGCCCGGGTCTGGAACAAGGTGAAGGTCGAGGGCCACGCGGAGGAGGTGCTGACTGCGGCGAAGGCTCTGCCCTGA
- a CDS encoding IS701 family transposase: MSGVAIEQMLELWCVELRQVKADLKLQFAHPSVAASAAAFLDGLLGPERRKTGWMRAEAAGDPGPWRQQAVLGRSHWDADALRDMVRDYALETLASPGAVLVIDETGFLKQGQNSCGVGRQYTGSAGKIASCQIGVFAAYASDKGCALIDRQLYLPKDWTTKPERLATAHVPDAIRFVTKPQIAAAMIERALAAGVPFEWVATDTIYGALAMQLRRAGKGYVLGVQATDRFNSWDKSPPVAGTAATIAQGLAPKTWQRLSAGIGTKGPRLYDWAYVALADLEAEEFNEALTGLWTRGLLIRRSISDQDLAFFSTWCPAGTPMETLVRVEGQRWAIEDAFETAKTELGLTHNETRSWHGWHRHVSLVMLAFAMMTVVREHANRLTSPQKRNDEARLQRWYAGLSRKSAGSPHVSSSAGSSLPS, encoded by the coding sequence ATGTCAGGCGTGGCCATCGAGCAGATGCTCGAACTCTGGTGTGTGGAGTTGCGTCAGGTCAAAGCTGATCTCAAACTCCAGTTTGCTCATCCCAGTGTCGCGGCCTCTGCGGCCGCCTTCCTCGACGGTCTGCTCGGGCCGGAGCGGCGCAAGACCGGCTGGATGCGGGCGGAAGCCGCCGGTGATCCGGGACCATGGCGCCAGCAGGCGGTGCTCGGGCGCAGCCACTGGGACGCGGATGCTTTGCGGGACATGGTGCGCGACTATGCGCTCGAGACGCTCGCCTCTCCCGGAGCGGTACTGGTGATCGATGAGACCGGCTTTCTCAAGCAGGGGCAGAACTCGTGCGGGGTGGGACGCCAGTACACTGGGTCAGCCGGCAAGATTGCCAGCTGCCAGATCGGCGTGTTTGCCGCTTACGCGTCGGACAAGGGCTGCGCCTTGATCGACCGCCAGCTCTATCTGCCCAAGGACTGGACGACGAAGCCCGAGCGCCTGGCCACGGCTCACGTGCCCGATGCGATCCGCTTCGTCACCAAGCCGCAGATCGCCGCCGCGATGATCGAGCGGGCCCTGGCGGCCGGCGTACCGTTTGAGTGGGTGGCCACCGACACCATCTATGGGGCCCTGGCCATGCAGCTGCGCCGAGCTGGCAAGGGTTACGTGCTGGGCGTTCAAGCCACAGACCGCTTCAATTCCTGGGACAAGAGCCCGCCGGTGGCCGGCACGGCCGCGACGATTGCACAGGGGCTTGCTCCCAAGACCTGGCAGCGTCTGTCGGCCGGGATCGGCACCAAGGGGCCGCGCCTGTATGATTGGGCCTATGTCGCGTTGGCCGATCTCGAGGCCGAGGAATTCAACGAGGCGCTGACCGGCCTGTGGACGCGCGGCCTGCTGATCCGGCGCAGCATCAGCGATCAGGATCTGGCGTTCTTCTCGACCTGGTGCCCGGCCGGCACACCGATGGAGACCCTGGTGCGGGTGGAGGGCCAGCGCTGGGCGATTGAGGATGCGTTCGAGACCGCGAAGACGGAGTTGGGGCTGACGCACAATGAGACGCGTTCGTGGCACGGTTGGCATCGGCATGTGTCGCTGGTGATGCTGGCGTTTGCCATGATGACGGTGGTGCGTGAGCACGCCAACCGCCTTACCTCACCCCAAAAAAGAAACGACGAAGCCCGACTGCAGCGCTGGTATGCTGGTCTGTCCAGGAAATCCGCCGGGTCGCCACACGTCTCCAGCAGCGCCGGATCGAGCCTGCCTTCGTGA